One window of Symbiobacterium terraclitae genomic DNA carries:
- the rsxE gene encoding electron transport complex subunit RsxE, with the protein MKESASHATFLGVLTDGVRQAPPFRLLLGLCPSLAVTTAMENGFWMGLAVIFVLSCSEVMISLLRKVIPDRVRIPVYIVIVAAFTTIVDMVMHAYLPGMHAILGIFIPLIVVNCVILGRAEAFASKNGPLLSVADAVGVGAGFTVALMAIGGVRELLGTGNLKLFGIALLGGGLPLEVVVMLLPAGAFFVIGFMMGGLALLQNRAKKRAQQPVQCCTVDGEGAAG; encoded by the coding sequence GTGAAGGAGTCAGCTTCGCACGCAACGTTTCTGGGGGTGCTGACGGACGGCGTCCGCCAGGCGCCGCCCTTCCGCCTGCTGCTGGGCCTCTGCCCGTCGCTGGCGGTGACCACCGCGATGGAGAACGGCTTCTGGATGGGCCTGGCCGTCATCTTCGTCCTCTCCTGCTCCGAGGTCATGATCAGCCTGCTGCGCAAGGTGATCCCGGACCGGGTGCGCATCCCGGTCTACATCGTGATCGTGGCCGCCTTCACGACCATCGTCGACATGGTCATGCATGCCTACCTGCCGGGCATGCACGCGATCCTGGGCATCTTCATCCCGCTGATCGTCGTCAACTGCGTCATCCTCGGCCGGGCGGAGGCCTTCGCCTCCAAGAACGGCCCGCTGCTCTCCGTGGCCGACGCCGTGGGCGTGGGCGCCGGTTTCACCGTGGCGCTGATGGCCATCGGGGGCGTGCGTGAGCTGCTGGGCACCGGCAACCTGAAGCTGTTCGGGATCGCGCTGCTGGGCGGCGGCCTGCCGCTGGAGGTCGTGGTGATGCTGCTGCCCGCCGGCGCCTTCTTCGTGATCGGCTTCATGATGGGCGGCCTGGCCCTGCTGCAGAACCGGGCCAAGAAGCGGGCGCAGCAGCCCGTGCAGTGCTGCACGGTTGACGGAGAGGGGGCGGCAGGGTAA
- a CDS encoding RnfABCDGE type electron transport complex subunit G: MRDALRMVLTLLVVCTVAGVALAGVNGVTAPIIAEMEERALQEGLAQVLPGAERFAEVPPDELAGAGTPVQAAWRGLNAAGQPVGVVVKAAPSGYGGAIVMLVGVEPGGTLHQMKILSASGETPGLGSKATERSFLDQFLGLSPSIGLVKNQAPSGNEIQAVTGATISSQAVLDGVNAALDAARHLQNVR, translated from the coding sequence GTGCGTGATGCACTGCGGATGGTGTTGACGCTGCTGGTGGTCTGCACGGTGGCCGGCGTGGCGCTGGCCGGGGTGAACGGGGTGACCGCCCCGATCATCGCCGAGATGGAGGAGCGGGCGCTGCAGGAGGGCCTGGCCCAGGTCCTGCCCGGCGCCGAGCGGTTCGCGGAGGTGCCGCCGGATGAACTGGCCGGCGCAGGCACCCCCGTGCAGGCGGCCTGGCGCGGGCTGAACGCCGCGGGGCAGCCCGTAGGCGTGGTCGTGAAGGCGGCACCCAGCGGCTACGGCGGCGCGATCGTGATGCTCGTCGGGGTGGAGCCCGGCGGCACGCTGCACCAGATGAAGATCCTCAGCGCCTCCGGCGAGACGCCGGGGCTCGGCTCCAAGGCGACGGAGCGGTCCTTCCTCGACCAGTTCCTGGGCCTCAGCCCCTCCATCGGGCTGGTGAAGAACCAGGCCCCCTCGGGCAACGAGATCCAGGCGGTCACCGGCGCCACGATCTCCTCTCAGGCGGTGCTCGACGGCGTGAACGCGGCCCTCGATGCCGCCCGCCACCTGCAGAACGTGAGGTGA
- a CDS encoding RnfABCDGE type electron transport complex subunit D: MSKTESGELLVASSPHLWAGVSTGRIMRDVLIALAPAALGAVCFFGWRAAAVIALSMGTAALTEWGCARLMGKPSTLADGSALVTGLLLALTLPPASPFWLPVLGAAFAIAVVKVAFGGLGHNFVNPALAARAFLLAAFPAAMTTWTSPFDAVTTATPLAVLPNPFAREVLAGDLPSYTDLLLGTVGGSLGETSAVLLLLGAAYLLVKQIIDWRIPAGFLATLALFAWVFGGTGGLFTGDPLYHLLAGGAILGAFFMATDYVTAPITARGRWIFAVGCGLITALIRLYGGYPEGVLFAILLMNVVSPLIDRFLVPAPFGGVKGRA; this comes from the coding sequence ATGAGCAAGACCGAAAGCGGCGAACTCCTGGTCGCCTCAAGCCCGCACCTCTGGGCCGGCGTCTCCACCGGCCGCATCATGCGGGACGTCCTCATCGCCCTGGCACCTGCCGCCCTGGGCGCCGTCTGCTTCTTCGGCTGGCGGGCCGCCGCCGTGATCGCCCTCAGCATGGGCACCGCCGCCCTCACCGAGTGGGGCTGCGCGCGGCTGATGGGCAAGCCCTCCACCCTGGCGGACGGTTCGGCGCTGGTGACGGGGCTGCTCCTGGCCCTGACCCTGCCGCCCGCCTCGCCCTTCTGGCTGCCCGTGCTGGGCGCCGCCTTCGCCATCGCCGTGGTGAAGGTCGCCTTCGGCGGCCTCGGGCACAACTTCGTCAACCCGGCCCTGGCGGCCCGGGCCTTCCTGCTGGCCGCCTTCCCGGCGGCGATGACCACCTGGACCAGCCCCTTCGACGCCGTCACCACCGCCACGCCGCTGGCGGTGCTGCCCAACCCCTTCGCCCGCGAGGTGCTGGCCGGCGACCTGCCGTCCTACACCGACCTGCTGCTGGGCACGGTGGGCGGCTCCCTGGGCGAGACCTCGGCCGTCCTGCTGCTGCTGGGGGCGGCCTACCTGCTGGTGAAGCAGATCATCGACTGGCGGATCCCCGCCGGCTTCCTCGCCACGCTGGCGCTGTTCGCCTGGGTCTTCGGCGGCACCGGCGGGCTCTTCACCGGCGACCCGCTCTACCACCTGCTGGCCGGCGGCGCCATCCTGGGTGCCTTCTTCATGGCCACCGACTACGTCACGGCGCCGATCACGGCCCGGGGCCGCTGGATCTTCGCCGTGGGCTGTGGCCTGATCACCGCCCTGATCCGCCTCTACGGCGGCTACCCGGAGGGCGTGCTCTTCGCCATCCTGCTGATGAACGTGGTGTCGCCGCTGATCGACCGGTTCCTGGTCCCGGCGCCCTTCGGGGGGGTGAAGGGACGTGCGTGA
- the rsxC gene encoding electron transport complex subunit RsxC: protein MSLWARFRGGVHPDAHKTTAQCATKPLPRPERVVLPLRQHVGAPCQPLVKKGDEVALGQPVGDTDAPVAAPVHASVSGKVAAVEPRLSPSGRMEQAVVIEAAPEDTPWVGLPAGLGWDLDPELLDPAFIRDRVRQAGLVGMGGAGFPAAVKLSPKPGSEPDVVILNGAECEPSITSDHRLMLEQPERVVLGLRLFMRATGARRGIIGIEANKPDAAARLSQLVAGDPSIAVEVLPVRYPQGAEKMLVWALLRRAVPVGAIPLDMGVVVQNVATAAAAATALAEGRPLTDRIVTVSGRVQSPGNWRVPLGTSFVDLVRSAGGLTGSLARVIAGGPMMGMAQADLDVPVTKTTGSVILLGPEDLDETPAGPCIRCGRCVSACPMGLLPAQLCAAALNSDWAAAERFHVRACMECGSCSYVCPARRPIVQSIRLAKFELGRRARQGRG, encoded by the coding sequence ATGAGTTTGTGGGCCCGCTTTCGCGGGGGAGTCCACCCGGACGCCCACAAGACGACCGCACAGTGTGCGACGAAGCCGCTGCCGCGGCCTGAGCGGGTCGTGCTGCCCCTGCGGCAGCACGTCGGGGCGCCGTGTCAGCCGCTGGTGAAGAAGGGCGACGAGGTGGCCCTGGGCCAGCCCGTAGGCGATACCGACGCGCCGGTCGCAGCGCCCGTTCACGCGAGCGTCAGCGGCAAGGTGGCGGCCGTGGAGCCCAGACTGAGCCCAAGCGGCCGCATGGAGCAGGCGGTCGTCATCGAGGCAGCGCCGGAGGACACCCCCTGGGTGGGGTTGCCGGCCGGGCTCGGCTGGGACCTCGACCCCGAGCTGCTGGATCCGGCCTTCATCCGCGACCGCGTCCGCCAGGCCGGCCTGGTGGGCATGGGCGGCGCGGGATTCCCGGCCGCCGTCAAGCTCAGCCCAAAGCCCGGGTCGGAGCCGGACGTGGTGATCCTGAACGGCGCCGAGTGCGAACCGTCCATCACCTCGGACCACCGCCTGATGCTGGAGCAGCCGGAGCGGGTCGTGCTGGGCCTGCGGCTCTTCATGCGGGCCACCGGGGCGCGGCGTGGCATCATCGGCATCGAGGCCAACAAGCCCGACGCCGCTGCCAGGCTGTCCCAGCTGGTGGCCGGCGACCCGTCCATCGCGGTGGAGGTCCTGCCCGTCCGCTACCCGCAGGGCGCCGAGAAAATGCTGGTCTGGGCGCTGCTGAGGCGGGCGGTGCCGGTGGGTGCCATCCCGCTGGACATGGGCGTCGTCGTGCAGAACGTGGCCACCGCCGCCGCTGCGGCCACCGCCCTGGCGGAGGGCCGGCCGCTCACCGACCGCATCGTCACCGTCAGCGGCCGGGTGCAGAGCCCCGGCAACTGGCGGGTTCCCCTGGGCACGTCCTTCGTGGACCTGGTCCGCTCCGCCGGCGGACTGACCGGCTCCCTGGCCCGGGTCATCGCCGGCGGCCCCATGATGGGCATGGCCCAGGCGGACCTGGACGTGCCGGTCACCAAGACCACGGGCTCGGTGATCCTGCTGGGTCCGGAGGACCTGGACGAGACGCCCGCGGGCCCGTGCATCCGCTGCGGGCGCTGCGTCTCGGCCTGCCCGATGGGCCTCCTGCCGGCGCAGCTCTGCGCGGCCGCGCTCAACTCCGACTGGGCGGCTGCGGAGCGGTTCCACGTGCGGGCGTGCATGGAGTGCGGCAGCTGCAGCTACGTCTGCCCGGCCCGCCGCCCGATCGTGCAGTCCATTCGGCTCGCCAAGTTTGAACTCGGGCGCCGCGCCCGGCAGGGGAGGGGATAG
- a CDS encoding SoxR reducing system RseC family protein: protein MELRGTVVSWKGGVARVRIAVSPCAACGHSCAARSADGGRYLLVHSATPLAPGQAVVVDASLPSPARAVALAYLLPLAGFMVGLFLGNAACDGAPLPALGAGLAGAAVAYGAVALLERPRRARVRLVGGPYDAVCPQQ, encoded by the coding sequence ATGGAACTGCGGGGTACCGTGGTGAGTTGGAAGGGCGGAGTCGCCCGGGTGAGGATCGCCGTCAGCCCCTGTGCCGCCTGCGGGCACAGCTGTGCGGCACGCTCGGCGGACGGCGGCCGGTACCTGCTGGTCCATTCAGCCACCCCTCTGGCGCCGGGGCAGGCGGTCGTCGTGGACGCGAGCCTGCCCTCGCCTGCGCGGGCGGTGGCCCTGGCGTACCTGCTTCCGCTGGCTGGATTTATGGTCGGGCTCTTCCTGGGCAACGCCGCATGCGACGGCGCCCCGCTGCCGGCACTGGGCGCTGGCCTGGCCGGTGCGGCGGTCGCCTACGGCGCGGTCGCCCTCCTGGAGCGGCCGCGGCGCGCCCGCGTCCGCCTGGTGGGCGGCCCGTACGACGCAGTCTGTCCGCAGCAGTGA